A section of the Chryseobacterium ginsenosidimutans genome encodes:
- a CDS encoding rhomboid family intramembrane serine protease produces the protein MNPIVLIIIAITCVTSYMGLNNVAIFEKYKFSVSAINSKKEYFRLISSAFLHADFMHLFFNMLSLYLFQGAIMAFFGNVGFLIIYFGSLILGNLFSLLIYKNQPWYSAIGASGAVSGIIFASIAMAPNEISVNFLPGWLFGTLYFGYSVYMMLNPKQWDNLGHSAHLGGAFFGLVYSIVMHPQLALSNILFLGIMSLPLIYLSYEIFVRKRIG, from the coding sequence ATGAATCCAATTGTTTTAATTATAATTGCTATTACTTGTGTTACCAGTTATATGGGGTTAAACAACGTAGCAATTTTCGAGAAATATAAATTTAGTGTAAGTGCTATTAATAGTAAGAAAGAATATTTCAGATTAATTAGTTCTGCATTTCTTCATGCTGATTTTATGCATTTATTTTTCAACATGCTTTCTTTATACTTATTTCAAGGAGCTATAATGGCTTTCTTTGGGAATGTAGGATTCTTAATTATTTATTTTGGATCACTAATCCTAGGGAATTTATTTAGCTTATTAATTTATAAGAATCAACCTTGGTATTCTGCCATTGGAGCTTCAGGTGCGGTTTCTGGGATTATTTTTGCTTCAATAGCTATGGCACCAAATGAGATCAGTGTAAATTTTTTACCAGGATGGTTATTTGGTACACTATATTTTGGATATTCAGTTTATATGATGTTAAATCCAAAACAATGGGATAATTTAGGGCATTCTGCACATTTGGGCGGAGCTTTTTTCGGATTGGTTTATTCGATTGTAATGCATCCTCAGTTGGCGCTCAGTAATATCTTATTTTTAGGTATCATGTCTTTACCATTGATTTATTTGAGTTATGAAATTTTTGTAAGGAAAAGAATAGGGTAA
- a CDS encoding DUF4180 domain-containing protein produces MEIKKHEINSIKIAEIISNEMIIISAQDGLDLLGNMYYQDFDKIIIYEENITSEFFDLKTKIAGEILQKFSNYRVRLAIIGDFSKYESKSIKDFIFESNKTRHINFVETLTEALNRLSK; encoded by the coding sequence ATGGAGATTAAAAAACACGAAATCAACAGCATCAAAATAGCAGAAATAATTTCTAACGAAATGATTATTATATCTGCTCAGGACGGATTAGATTTATTAGGAAATATGTATTATCAGGATTTTGACAAAATTATCATCTACGAAGAAAATATCACATCCGAATTCTTTGATTTAAAAACAAAAATTGCAGGTGAAATTCTTCAAAAATTTTCAAATTACCGCGTAAGACTGGCTATTATAGGAGATTTCAGTAAATACGAAAGTAAAAGTATCAAAGATTTTATTTTTGAAAGTAATAAAACACGACATATTAACTTTGTTGAAACCTTAACAGAAGCTCTGAACAGGCTTTCGAAGTAA
- a CDS encoding LytR/AlgR family response regulator transcription factor, translating to MKNKLHACIINDQDDGESISLLLKNEFPEFEIDFQTNSIQYASNYLSKHSPDLLFLDIQLVDETAVEILSKFRESPSTIIFITDSEKSAIQAIKKGITDYLLKPIKNLDFVLTVNKAIENFKKSKVSILNNTIQNKINLPTLQGFKRVNIDQIIRCEADSNYTFIYLLDKSKVMVSKTLYDFEKNLSEYNFFRIHHKHLINLEHLKEYIKGKGGQVIMTDNSVLDVSIRRKNDFLQKIA from the coding sequence ATGAAAAATAAATTACATGCTTGCATCATTAATGACCAAGATGACGGAGAATCTATCTCCCTACTCCTAAAAAATGAATTCCCTGAATTTGAAATCGATTTTCAGACCAACAGTATTCAGTATGCCTCCAATTACCTCAGCAAACATTCACCGGATCTTTTATTTCTGGACATTCAATTGGTAGATGAAACGGCGGTTGAAATATTATCAAAATTCAGGGAAAGTCCGTCGACTATAATTTTTATTACTGACTCTGAAAAATCTGCTATTCAAGCCATTAAAAAAGGAATTACCGATTATTTATTAAAACCTATAAAAAATCTTGATTTTGTTCTCACCGTCAATAAAGCAATTGAAAATTTCAAAAAAAGTAAGGTTTCTATTTTAAACAATACTATTCAAAATAAAATCAATCTTCCTACTCTTCAAGGGTTTAAAAGGGTAAATATTGATCAGATTATCCGTTGTGAGGCAGATTCTAACTACACATTCATTTATTTATTAGACAAAAGCAAAGTAATGGTCTCGAAAACGTTGTATGATTTTGAGAAAAACCTTTCGGAATATAATTTTTTTAGAATTCACCACAAGCATTTGATCAATCTCGAACATCTGAAAGAATATATAAAAGGAAAAGGTGGGCAGGTTATAATGACAGACAATTCAGTTCTGGATGTCTCAATACGCCGAAAGAACGATTTTCTGCAAAAAATAGCATAA
- a CDS encoding T9SS type A sorting domain-containing protein, with protein MKKSLFNAKNLIAAALLLSTGIINAQWQITGNPGTTSANYAGTTGATPFYLRTNGAAAVPGQAILNEFGTFIVDADNNTNIAKPKGSIVVGIGNVLGANAGSSLVSGWTNNLSASGGANFVAGQDNVVLNNAGKSVALGWKNIIRNANQFAIGVGIDLTNFYSGGFGVDLAATGDRSFVIGSGTGGVKLTNSIPRSIMFGMSPTSTMLIVDQSVGVRTNAPTANFHTVGTVRHQGLPTGSGRALVVDNDGNVMVATSTITRQADQNDPNLQNQIDELKNEIKELKELLKQNKMSVDMGSVSNEPKLYQNAPNPGKGETVIKYYLPNNFRTASIGVYNISGQLIKTIDLKEKGNGSINISGIQGGSYVYNLTVDGKGIDTKKMLIRD; from the coding sequence ATGAAAAAAAGTCTATTTAACGCGAAAAACCTGATCGCTGCTGCATTGCTCCTTTCGACAGGAATTATTAACGCACAATGGCAAATTACTGGAAATCCGGGAACAACGTCAGCAAACTACGCAGGAACTACAGGTGCAACACCATTTTATTTAAGAACAAATGGTGCAGCGGCTGTTCCCGGACAGGCAATTCTTAATGAGTTTGGAACTTTTATCGTAGATGCTGATAACAATACCAACATCGCAAAGCCTAAAGGAAGTATCGTGGTAGGAATCGGAAATGTTTTGGGAGCGAATGCAGGAAGCTCACTGGTAAGTGGATGGACTAATAATCTGTCTGCATCAGGAGGCGCAAACTTTGTTGCCGGACAAGATAATGTAGTTCTCAACAATGCCGGGAAATCTGTGGCTTTAGGATGGAAAAATATCATCAGAAATGCCAATCAGTTTGCAATTGGAGTTGGAATTGATTTAACTAATTTTTATTCAGGAGGTTTCGGAGTTGATCTTGCTGCAACCGGAGACCGTTCTTTTGTAATAGGATCAGGAACAGGCGGTGTAAAATTAACAAACAGTATTCCACGTTCTATTATGTTTGGAATGTCTCCCACTTCCACAATGCTTATTGTAGATCAATCAGTTGGAGTGAGAACAAATGCACCGACAGCCAATTTCCATACCGTTGGAACCGTGCGTCACCAAGGTCTTCCGACCGGATCAGGAAGAGCTTTGGTTGTAGATAATGACGGAAATGTAATGGTGGCAACAAGTACAATTACAAGACAGGCTGATCAAAATGATCCTAATCTTCAAAATCAGATCGATGAGCTTAAAAATGAAATTAAAGAACTCAAAGAATTACTAAAACAAAATAAAATGAGCGTTGATATGGGTTCTGTTTCTAATGAGCCAAAATTATATCAAAATGCTCCAAACCCGGGAAAAGGTGAAACTGTAATCAAATATTATCTTCCAAACAACTTCAGAACGGCTTCTATCGGAGTTTATAATATTTCAGGACAATTAATTAAAACAATTGACCTGAAAGAAAAAGGAAACGGAAGCATCAATATCTCTGGAATTCAGGGAGGTTCTTACGTTTACAATCTTACTGTTGACGGAAAAGGTATTGATACAAAGAAAATGCTGATCCGGGACTAA
- a CDS encoding DNA topoisomerase IV subunit B codes for MSQEINPIYSEDNIRTLDWQEHIRLRPGMYIGKLGDGSSADDGIYILLKEILDNSIDEFRMKSGKRIEIKVDDGKVTIRDFGRGIPLGKVVDAVSKMNTGGKYDSKAFKKSVGLNGVGTKAVNALSEYFRVRSFREGRMKIAEFCRGLITEDHQEKDTSDRNGTEISFVPDADIFLHFKYRKEYIERMLRNYSYLNPGLKILFNGETFFSENGLKDLLDEELENETLYPIIHLKDNDIEVAITHTDKSQTETYFSFVNGQNTTQGGTHLNAFREAYVKTIREFFNKTFDASDVRKSIVAAISINVEEPVFESQTKTKLGSNDMGPNGPTVRTFIIDFLKNKLDNFLHQNPEIAEAIQRKILISERERKELSGIQKLARERAKKVSLHNKKLRDCRQHYNDQKNERKGETQIFITEGDSASGSITKSRDVETQAVFSLKGKPLNCYGLTKKVVYENEEFNLLQAALNIEESLEDLRYNQVIIATDADVDGMHIRLLMITFFLQFFPDLIKNNHLYILQTPLFRVRNKKETRYCYSEAERVKALNELGKNPEITRFKGLGEISPDEFKHFIGKDIRLEPVVLGKDQTIDQLLEFYMGKNTPDRQTFILENLVVEDPDINKKEILSEILDEI; via the coding sequence ATGTCACAAGAAATAAATCCAATCTATTCCGAAGATAATATCAGAACCCTCGATTGGCAGGAACACATCCGTTTGCGCCCCGGAATGTACATCGGGAAGCTCGGAGACGGTTCGTCTGCTGATGATGGTATTTATATTTTGCTTAAAGAAATTCTGGATAACTCGATCGATGAGTTCAGAATGAAATCGGGCAAAAGAATTGAAATAAAAGTCGACGACGGTAAGGTTACCATTCGTGATTTTGGCCGTGGGATTCCGCTTGGAAAAGTAGTAGATGCTGTTTCGAAAATGAATACCGGAGGTAAGTACGACAGTAAAGCCTTCAAAAAATCAGTTGGTCTGAATGGGGTGGGTACAAAAGCCGTAAATGCTCTTTCTGAGTATTTCCGTGTACGATCTTTCCGTGAAGGAAGGATGAAAATTGCCGAATTTTGCCGCGGGCTGATTACTGAAGACCATCAGGAAAAAGATACTTCAGACAGAAACGGAACCGAAATTTCTTTTGTTCCGGATGCCGATATTTTTCTTCATTTTAAATATAGAAAAGAATATATCGAAAGAATGCTCCGTAATTATTCTTACCTGAATCCAGGGTTGAAAATTCTTTTTAACGGTGAAACCTTCTTTTCTGAAAACGGTCTTAAAGATTTACTGGATGAAGAACTGGAAAATGAAACATTATATCCTATCATTCATCTCAAGGATAATGATATTGAAGTCGCCATTACGCACACAGATAAATCTCAGACGGAAACGTATTTCTCATTTGTCAACGGACAGAATACAACGCAGGGAGGAACACATCTTAATGCCTTTCGTGAAGCATATGTGAAGACGATCCGGGAGTTTTTTAATAAAACGTTTGATGCATCAGACGTAAGAAAGTCGATTGTTGCAGCAATATCAATTAATGTTGAAGAGCCTGTTTTTGAATCTCAGACAAAAACAAAACTGGGTTCCAATGATATGGGACCGAACGGACCAACGGTAAGAACTTTTATAATTGATTTCTTAAAAAATAAATTAGATAATTTCTTACACCAAAATCCGGAAATTGCAGAAGCAATTCAAAGAAAAATATTGATCTCCGAAAGAGAAAGAAAAGAACTTTCCGGAATCCAGAAGCTTGCAAGAGAAAGAGCCAAAAAAGTATCTCTTCACAACAAGAAGCTTCGTGACTGCAGACAACATTACAACGATCAGAAAAATGAAAGAAAAGGTGAAACCCAGATTTTCATTACCGAGGGAGATTCTGCATCCGGATCGATCACAAAATCCAGAGATGTAGAAACTCAGGCTGTATTTTCTTTGAAGGGTAAGCCATTGAATTGCTATGGTTTAACAAAAAAAGTCGTTTACGAAAATGAAGAATTTAATCTTCTTCAGGCTGCACTGAATATTGAAGAAAGTTTAGAAGATCTAAGGTACAATCAGGTAATTATCGCAACAGATGCCGATGTTGACGGAATGCACATTCGTCTGTTGATGATTACGTTCTTTTTGCAGTTTTTCCCTGATTTAATTAAGAATAATCACCTTTATATTCTTCAGACGCCTTTATTCAGGGTAAGGAATAAAAAAGAAACAAGATATTGCTATTCGGAAGCAGAAAGGGTTAAAGCTTTGAATGAATTGGGCAAAAATCCTGAAATCACACGATTCAAGGGATTAGGTGAGATTTCTCCTGATGAATTCAAACATTTTATCGGGAAAGATATTCGTCTAGAACCGGTAGTTTTAGGGAAAGATCAAACGATCGATCAGTTATTAGAATTTTATATGGGTAAAAATACTCCGGACAGACAGACTTTTATTCTTGAAAATCTCGTGGTAGAAGATCCGGACATCAATAAAAAAGAAATATTAAGTGAAATTCTAGATGAAATTTAA
- a CDS encoding DNA gyrase/topoisomerase IV subunit A has product MMTEEYSHNDGESLKKVSGLYKDWFLDYASYVILDRAIPSVYDGFKPVQRRIMHSMRELEDGRYNKVANIVGNTMKYHPHGDASITDAMVGIGQRELLIDTQGNWGNIYTGDSAAAARYIEARLTPFALEVVFNPKTTEWAKSYDGRNNEPIDLPVKFPLLLAQGVEGIGVGLSTKILPHNFNELINASVAHLKGKKFEVFPDFLTAGYLDVSEYNDGHRGGKVRARARIMQVDKHTLMITELPFSKNTGDLIDSILKANEKGKIKIKKIEDNTSDKVEILIHLHNDVSPDKTIDALYAFTDCQVTISPNACVIVGDKPMFLNVSEILRMNTDHTVSLLKKELEIELHELQESWHFSSLERIFIENRIYHDIEEVETWEDVIKTIDEGLKPHTKHLLRAVTEEDILKLTEIRIKRISRFDLDKFKENIASLEGKIEQVKHYLENLIQYAIDYYLNIQKKYGKDKQRKTELRIFDTIDATKVAVANEKFYANFEEGFIGTSLKKDQYLFDCSDIDDIITFRKDGNMKVVKVEAKTFIGKDILHVAIFKKNDKRTVYNMIYREGRDGPYYMKRFSVTGVTRNTDYPLASDKKGSEMLYFSANPNGEAETVSVLLKPNPRIRKNKMDIDFSELAIKGRDSKGNLVTKYSIKKVDLKEEGVSTLAPRKIWFDDTVRRLNADARGTLLGSFKGDDKILTINTNGDAKLISFDLGNRFDDEYLVLEKWRPNQPVTCIYYDGEKDIYFIKRFLFENTPNIQTFMPSENPKSFIENVVVSNGATAEIIFAKDKGKDRDPETINIDEFITVKGIKAIGNQFTKFKVKSINVTVPEPEEEEPEVYEEPERTEGDDDGGMIGDLFQSNDENTDA; this is encoded by the coding sequence ATGATGACAGAAGAATACTCGCATAATGATGGTGAGAGCTTAAAAAAAGTTTCCGGGCTTTATAAAGACTGGTTCTTGGATTATGCTTCTTATGTAATTTTAGACAGGGCGATTCCCTCGGTTTACGATGGTTTTAAGCCTGTTCAGAGAAGAATCATGCATTCCATGCGGGAGCTGGAAGACGGACGTTATAACAAAGTTGCCAATATTGTAGGAAACACCATGAAGTATCATCCTCACGGTGATGCTTCCATTACCGATGCAATGGTCGGGATCGGGCAGAGAGAGCTTCTAATAGATACTCAGGGAAACTGGGGGAACATTTATACTGGTGATTCTGCTGCCGCAGCAAGATATATTGAAGCCAGACTGACACCTTTTGCTTTGGAAGTTGTTTTTAATCCCAAAACTACAGAATGGGCAAAATCTTATGATGGCAGAAATAACGAACCGATTGATTTACCCGTAAAATTCCCGTTGCTTTTGGCTCAGGGAGTTGAAGGGATCGGGGTTGGTCTTTCTACAAAGATTCTTCCGCACAATTTTAATGAACTGATCAATGCTTCCGTTGCTCATCTTAAAGGCAAAAAGTTTGAGGTTTTCCCGGATTTTTTAACAGCCGGCTATTTGGATGTTTCAGAATACAATGATGGTCACAGAGGAGGGAAGGTAAGAGCCAGAGCAAGAATAATGCAGGTCGACAAACATACTTTGATGATCACGGAATTGCCTTTTTCTAAAAACACAGGCGATCTTATTGATTCTATCTTAAAAGCCAATGAAAAAGGTAAAATCAAGATCAAAAAAATTGAAGACAATACATCAGATAAAGTAGAAATTTTAATTCATCTTCATAATGATGTTTCGCCTGATAAGACAATTGATGCATTATATGCGTTTACCGACTGTCAGGTTACAATTTCTCCCAATGCCTGTGTAATTGTTGGTGATAAACCAATGTTCCTGAATGTTTCCGAGATTTTGAGAATGAATACCGATCATACGGTTTCTCTGCTTAAAAAAGAACTGGAAATCGAACTTCACGAGTTGCAGGAAAGCTGGCATTTTTCTTCTCTGGAAAGAATTTTTATTGAAAACAGAATTTATCATGATATTGAAGAGGTTGAAACTTGGGAAGATGTTATCAAAACAATTGATGAAGGATTAAAACCCCATACGAAGCATCTTTTAAGAGCTGTAACGGAGGAAGATATTTTAAAGTTAACGGAGATCAGGATCAAGAGAATTTCAAGGTTTGATTTAGATAAATTTAAAGAAAATATAGCCTCACTCGAAGGTAAAATCGAGCAGGTAAAGCATTATCTGGAAAACCTTATTCAGTATGCGATTGATTATTATTTAAATATTCAGAAAAAGTACGGAAAAGATAAACAGAGAAAAACTGAACTTAGAATTTTTGATACGATCGATGCTACGAAAGTTGCTGTTGCAAATGAAAAATTCTATGCCAACTTTGAAGAAGGCTTCATCGGAACTTCTTTGAAAAAAGATCAATATCTATTTGACTGTTCGGATATTGACGATATTATTACTTTCAGGAAAGACGGAAATATGAAAGTGGTGAAAGTTGAAGCTAAAACTTTCATCGGTAAAGATATCTTGCATGTCGCAATTTTCAAGAAAAACGATAAGAGAACAGTGTATAACATGATCTATCGTGAAGGCAGAGACGGGCCATATTATATGAAGCGTTTCTCCGTAACGGGGGTTACAAGAAATACGGATTATCCTTTGGCTTCGGATAAAAAAGGATCTGAAATGCTTTATTTTTCTGCAAATCCAAATGGGGAAGCAGAAACGGTAAGTGTTCTTCTAAAACCGAATCCAAGAATCAGAAAGAATAAAATGGACATCGATTTTTCCGAATTGGCAATTAAAGGCCGTGATTCTAAGGGGAATTTAGTTACAAAATATTCGATTAAAAAAGTAGACCTCAAAGAAGAGGGAGTTTCAACTTTGGCACCGAGAAAAATCTGGTTTGATGATACCGTAAGAAGGCTGAACGCAGATGCAAGAGGAACTTTACTTGGAAGTTTTAAAGGAGATGATAAAATATTGACAATCAATACTAATGGAGATGCTAAATTAATATCTTTCGACCTTGGAAACCGTTTTGATGATGAATATTTAGTCCTTGAAAAATGGAGACCAAATCAGCCGGTAACATGTATTTATTATGATGGTGAAAAAGATATCTACTTCATTAAGAGGTTTTTATTCGAAAATACACCTAATATACAGACTTTCATGCCATCGGAAAATCCAAAATCATTTATAGAAAATGTTGTTGTTTCGAATGGTGCAACTGCCGAGATCATTTTTGCGAAAGATAAAGGCAAAGACCGTGACCCTGAAACCATAAATATTGACGAATTTATTACAGTAAAAGGAATAAAAGCGATAGGAAATCAGTTCACCAAATTCAAGGTAAAGTCAATTAATGTTACTGTTCCGGAACCTGAGGAAGAGGAACCTGAAGTATATGAAGAGCCCGAACGTACAGAGGGAGATGATGATGGTGGTATGATAGGAGATTTATTCCAGAGTAATGATGAGAATACTGATGCATAA